In the Drosophila biarmipes strain raj3 chromosome X, RU_DBia_V1.1, whole genome shotgun sequence genome, one interval contains:
- the LOC108036351 gene encoding branched-chain-amino-acid aminotransferase, cytosolic has translation MTTKMAINAKDIFRNQHRLIRFIAQSIRLCSNQSLKAAQAAQLQQQEKSSADFQITASVDAQYTSAPEPIKHDKNLGQQFRASQLSVRLAAPEQLQPKPDNDEELGFGRLFTDHMLKIYYHKSLGGWQRPEITPLENLVMHPAAKVLHYAVELFEGMKAYRGVDGKIRMFRPDMNMNRMNLAAQRSGLPTFEGKEFVQCMARLLSIDSEWVPHADTASLYIRPTLIGIDPTLGVASSDSALLYTILSPVGSYFKTGSNGAVSLLADPSHVRAWPGGVGNRKMGSNYAPTINVQKEAAAKGLQQVLWLYGEDHQLTEVGTMNIFMFYVNERGEQELVTPPLSGLILPGITRDSILSMTRQWGKFKVTEANITMPQVCELLNQGRLLEIFGAGTACVVSPVNRINYLGQDLYIPTMEQEKPVHELIRETLSDIQYGRVDHPWSVAID, from the exons ATGACGACCAAAATGGCAATCAACGCTAAG GATATTTTCCGCAACCAGCACCGCCTGATCCGCTTCATCGCCCAGTCTATCCGGCTGTGCAGCAACCAGTCCCTGAAGGCGGCCCAGGCTgcccagctgcagcagcaagaGAAGTCGTCGGCGGACTTCCAGATCACCGCCTCGGTGGATGCGCAGTACACCAGTGCCCCGGAGCCCATTAAGCACGACAAGAATCTGGGCCAGCAGTTCCGCGCCTCCCAGCTCTCCGTTCGACTGGCCGCCccggagcagctgcagccCAAGCCCGACAACGACGAGGAGCTGGGCTTCGGACGCCTCTTCACCGACCACATGCTCAAGATCTACTACCACAAGAGCCTGGGAGGATGGCAGAGGCCGGAGATCACGCCGCTGGAGAACCTGGTCATGCACCCAGCCGCCAAGGTCCTGCACTACGCCGTTGAG CTCTTCGAGGGCATGAAGGCGTACCGGGGCGTCGACGGCAAGATCCGCATGTTCCGGCCGGACATGAACATGAACCGCATGAACCTGGCTGCCCAGCGCTCCGGCCTGCCCACCTTCGAGGGCAAGGAGTTCGTCCAGTGCATGGCCCGCCTGCTGTCCATCGACTCCGAGTGGGTGCCCCACGCCGACACCGCCAGCCTGTACATCCGCCCCACACTGATCGGCATTGAT CCCACGCTGGGAGTGGCCTCCTCGGACTCGGCCCTGCTCTACACGATCCTCAGCCCAGTGGGCAGTTACTTCAAGACGGGCTCCAACGGAGCCGTTTCCCTCCTGGCCGATCCGAGTCATGTGCGTGCCTGGCCCGGCGGCGTGGGCAACCGGAAGATGGGCTCCAACTATGCACCCACCATCAATGTGCAGAAGGAGGCGGCGGCCAAGGGACTGCAGCAGGTGCTGTGGCTCTACGGCGAGGACCACCAGCTGACCGAAGTGGGCACCATGAACATCTTCATGTTCTACGTGAACGAACGGGGAG AACAAGAACTGGTTACCCCGCCGCTGAGTGGCCTCATCCTGCCCGGCATCACCCGCGACTCCATCCTGAGCATGACCCGGCAGTGGGGCAAGTTCAAGGTGACCGAGGCGAACATCACCATGCCGCAGGTCTGCGAGCTCCTCAACCAGGGAAGG CTCCTGGAGATCTTCGGCGCGGGAACGGCGTGCGTGGTCAGTCCGGTGAACAGGATCAACTACCTTGGCCAGGACCTGTACATACCCACCATGGAGCAGGAGAAGCCCGTGCACGAGCTGATCCGCGAGACGCTCAGCGACATCCAGTACGGCCGGGTGGACCACCCGTGGTCGGTGGCGATCGACTAG